In a genomic window of Candidatus Acidiferrales bacterium:
- a CDS encoding translation initiation factor eIF-2B: MKPELLERANRIAADNISSQQQILKDMLDLLMNFSAQDAYALNFIQDLKLLSTAIANAQLQMSALSNMCRLIVSASDKLKPGDINTYLKNLWDKIENSSSIAASKASKLISDGKSYATISQSEFVTKTFERASSENKHVTIFVMESRPLFEGRQTARALTKMGHRVILLSDASIGFFINEIDSAFVGADSILSDGTLINKIGSYPLAVCCADAKKKFYAVTSVLKYDSEKTSDDFVNKEESADEICANPEFSEGTCGEVRNFYFDKIKPELVTAIITETGSIFPSSELADLNSAMREIYG; the protein is encoded by the coding sequence ATGAAGCCGGAACTACTCGAACGTGCCAATCGAATTGCAGCCGACAACATTTCAAGCCAGCAGCAAATTTTGAAAGACATGCTGGATTTGCTCATGAATTTTTCGGCCCAGGATGCCTACGCTCTGAATTTCATTCAAGATCTGAAATTGTTGTCCACAGCAATTGCCAATGCGCAATTACAGATGTCTGCTTTGTCCAACATGTGCCGGCTTATTGTCTCCGCCTCCGACAAACTGAAACCCGGCGACATCAACACCTATCTGAAGAACCTTTGGGACAAGATTGAGAATTCGTCATCCATTGCAGCCTCTAAAGCTTCGAAGCTGATTTCGGACGGAAAAAGCTATGCGACCATAAGTCAAAGTGAGTTTGTCACAAAAACGTTTGAGCGGGCGTCATCCGAGAACAAACATGTCACGATTTTTGTCATGGAATCACGCCCGCTGTTTGAGGGAAGGCAGACGGCGCGAGCGCTCACTAAGATGGGTCACCGTGTTATACTCCTTTCGGACGCGTCGATAGGATTTTTCATTAACGAGATTGATTCCGCCTTCGTCGGCGCCGACTCAATCCTCTCAGACGGCACGCTCATCAACAAAATCGGGTCTTATCCCCTGGCGGTATGCTGTGCCGATGCCAAAAAGAAATTCTACGCTGTGACAAGCGTATTGAAATACGATTCCGAAAAAACATCCGATGACTTCGTCAACAAAGAAGAAAGCGCCGACGAGATTTGTGCCAACCCGGAATTCTCGGAAGGGACTTGCGGCGAAGTTAGAAATTTCTATTTCGATAAGATCAAGCCTGAACTCGTCACCGCAATTATAACGGAGACCGGAAGCATTTTTCCTTCTTCGGAGCTTGCCGACTTGAATTCCGCAATGCGGGAAATTTACGGCTAA
- a CDS encoding YIP1 family protein, whose translation MSEQTGTSDHSQANQPDGQEKLSFMDKAAGVFYEPSRVFQALKTSPVKVADWLVPVALLAIVIGVSTYVRFSSPDLRFQMAQQQEQRFDKMVNEGKMTADQAEQAKERMENGSSAFMGIGIFGAVVATFIIFFAAAGVWVLIGKIILKGDVNYSQMMGVAGLASWISVVGVILSIVITVVLSRLDGGLHLGMFMQMSSDKTYSLLRSADLFAIWNLAASSIGIGTLSGKKGFLPAAWVFGIWIVIVLIAVFVFGGMYGG comes from the coding sequence ATGTCAGAACAAACTGGTACTTCGGATCATTCCCAGGCTAATCAACCTGATGGCCAAGAGAAATTATCCTTTATGGATAAAGCAGCAGGAGTCTTTTACGAGCCGTCGAGAGTCTTTCAGGCTTTGAAAACCTCTCCCGTAAAGGTCGCAGATTGGCTTGTCCCGGTGGCGCTTCTGGCAATCGTCATCGGTGTCTCGACTTATGTGAGGTTTAGCTCGCCCGATCTCCGTTTCCAGATGGCACAACAGCAAGAACAGCGGTTTGACAAGATGGTGAATGAAGGGAAAATGACTGCCGACCAGGCAGAGCAGGCCAAGGAAAGGATGGAAAACGGATCATCCGCGTTCATGGGAATCGGGATATTCGGAGCAGTTGTCGCAACGTTTATAATTTTCTTTGCTGCTGCAGGAGTATGGGTCCTTATCGGAAAGATAATCTTGAAGGGAGACGTGAATTATTCCCAGATGATGGGAGTTGCTGGCCTTGCAAGCTGGATCTCGGTAGTGGGCGTAATATTGTCGATAGTCATTACCGTCGTTCTCTCCAGACTCGACGGAGGTTTGCATCTGGGAATGTTCATGCAGATGTCTTCCGACAAGACTTATTCACTCTTGAGAAGTGCCGACCTCTTTGCGATCTGGAATCTCGCTGCATCTTCGATTGGGATTGGAACTCTTTCGGGCAAAAAAGGATTTTTGCCCGCTGCTTGGGTATTTGGAATATGGATCGTGATAGTTTTGATTGCCGTATTTGTATTCGGCGGCATGTACGGAGGTTGA
- a CDS encoding FAD-dependent oxidoreductase produces the protein MTDYKYVIVGGGMAAESAIKGIREVDKSGTIAVFSEEKNLPYNRPPLSKALWKGDPIDSIWRKIEDDNVDFFKSTAVMSLDVTKNTVKITDGGMYHYEKLLLATGGRPRKLPFGGDDIIYFRTFDDYETLRDLSGHAMDFVVIGGGFIGSEIAAALAMNEKNVTMIFPEEGIGSRSYPRGLSLFLNSFYKEKGVNVISGASVMNIDNKDGRLLVKSNKGGGISADAVVAGLGIIPNDELAKSGGLAADNGIIVDEFLRTSNHDIYAAGDVANFFSLALDKRMRVEHEDNANTMGKIAGHNMAGSSEPYHHLPFFYSDLFELGYEAVGEPDSRLEIFEDWEEEFRKGVIYYGKDGVVRGVLLWNTWGMVDTARELITSKKKFAPDSLKGLIRD, from the coding sequence ATGACTGACTATAAATATGTGATTGTCGGCGGCGGAATGGCAGCTGAATCTGCAATAAAAGGAATAAGAGAGGTTGACAAATCGGGAACCATTGCGGTTTTCAGCGAGGAAAAAAATCTGCCTTATAATCGTCCGCCGTTATCGAAAGCCCTTTGGAAAGGCGACCCTATCGATTCAATTTGGAGAAAAATTGAAGATGATAACGTCGATTTTTTCAAATCCACCGCTGTCATGTCGCTGGATGTCACTAAGAATACCGTGAAGATTACCGATGGCGGAATGTACCACTATGAGAAACTTCTTCTGGCAACCGGAGGGAGACCGAGAAAACTTCCGTTCGGCGGGGACGACATCATTTATTTTCGGACTTTCGATGATTATGAGACGCTTCGCGATCTTTCGGGGCATGCCATGGATTTCGTCGTGATCGGAGGAGGCTTCATAGGTTCAGAAATCGCCGCCGCTCTCGCGATGAACGAAAAAAACGTCACGATGATCTTTCCGGAAGAAGGAATCGGATCGAGATCTTATCCGCGCGGTCTATCCTTATTTTTGAATTCATTTTATAAAGAAAAAGGAGTCAACGTTATATCCGGCGCATCCGTGATGAACATCGACAATAAAGATGGCAGACTTTTGGTGAAATCGAATAAAGGCGGAGGAATTTCGGCGGACGCCGTAGTCGCCGGTCTTGGAATAATTCCAAACGACGAACTTGCAAAGTCGGGCGGACTCGCTGCCGACAATGGGATTATTGTGGATGAGTTTTTGAGGACGAGCAACCATGATATTTATGCTGCCGGCGACGTCGCAAATTTTTTCAGCCTTGCCTTGGACAAGCGCATGAGAGTCGAGCATGAAGACAATGCAAACACAATGGGCAAAATTGCAGGTCATAACATGGCCGGTTCGTCCGAGCCGTACCATCATCTTCCATTTTTCTATTCGGACTTATTCGAGCTTGGATACGAAGCTGTCGGAGAGCCTGATTCCCGGCTTGAGATATTTGAAGATTGGGAAGAAGAATTTCGCAAAGGCGTCATTTATTACGGCAAGGACGGAGTCGTCAGAGGCGTACTATTGTGGAACACCTGGGGAATGGTCGATACCGCCCGTGAGCTGATAACGTCGAAGAAAAAGTTCGCGCCGGATTCTCTCAAGGGCTTGATAAGAGATTGA
- a CDS encoding HAMP domain-containing sensor histidine kinase produces MYEILLISVALSLLLTFVYGYVKRQSKIESELEAARRIKAVAGLRIINGLPIQTALNEILASLASAYYAKKGKIELHGKIFGDFSSTIDGDGIETDKSDVPFAFVVDDEDFSCRVELHTNFSLSHSEHWQIQELVRDKISRCLLDKVSKTVKTAFQCADIPCAIIDEKGKIILKNENFDFDFQTLAGTELVKSVSELIESKRDSISQTFPNGDDGKRLRRVVIQKIGEGLFSLFSTNEVDQIVSTTNGKLENLLFRAIDDLNLGVVVLEKDDHKHDREFRITTVNKAFYRIFGLAGSNAQSEEVDEILSTALRTDGAKDSPAPPFHSMADFFYMRRDGIKVRAKLTVVKAEENSLVIVFEPVENSQLLIWSYRQLINAAERLFKTGDMRSYLKELRDATRSDGITLAKKNEDSSSFHLTERAGFVINIPQLIFEDLPSRDLINYQGYLVIPMRHQDAVTGALIALRPSEEEVELIIAGTKILEAHELIKREVNDIRFQIAKVASEAERADKANRSKSEFLANMSHEIRTPLNSIIGFANIIHDESPELSHELLNEFSGNIVTAGDHLLSLINDILDLAKVETGKMKLDPQEFSISEVVESIRRILKPMLDRKQIQLEVKLEEGLSTLVADQVKFKQILYNLLNNAITFSCENDIVKLEAVKSADGIEIKVIDNGIGIKRDDLDKLFKPFVQLGGDNGGTGLGLALTKKFVELHGGAIWVDSTQGVGTTVVVYLPEYKLPNVKDPEEASLNRADTSQRLS; encoded by the coding sequence ATGTACGAAATTCTATTGATTTCCGTCGCTCTTTCACTCTTGCTCACGTTCGTCTACGGATATGTCAAGAGACAGAGTAAGATTGAATCGGAATTAGAAGCCGCGAGAAGGATCAAAGCGGTAGCCGGCCTTAGAATCATAAACGGGTTGCCTATCCAAACAGCCTTGAATGAGATTTTGGCCTCATTGGCAAGTGCTTATTATGCAAAAAAGGGAAAGATAGAATTACACGGGAAAATCTTCGGCGATTTTTCATCCACGATAGATGGGGATGGAATCGAAACTGATAAGAGTGACGTACCGTTTGCATTCGTGGTGGATGATGAAGACTTCTCGTGCAGGGTCGAACTTCATACAAACTTTTCACTGTCACACAGCGAACATTGGCAAATCCAGGAATTGGTCCGGGACAAGATTTCGAGATGCCTGCTCGACAAGGTGAGTAAGACTGTAAAGACCGCTTTCCAGTGTGCTGATATTCCGTGTGCCATTATTGATGAGAAAGGGAAAATAATTCTCAAGAATGAAAACTTCGACTTTGATTTTCAGACGTTGGCCGGGACGGAATTGGTCAAGAGTGTTTCTGAGTTAATCGAATCGAAGAGAGACAGTATTTCTCAGACTTTTCCGAACGGAGATGACGGGAAAAGACTACGGAGGGTTGTTATTCAGAAAATAGGCGAGGGATTATTCTCATTGTTTTCTACAAATGAGGTTGATCAAATTGTCTCCACGACAAACGGGAAGCTGGAGAATCTTCTTTTCCGCGCCATCGACGATCTCAACCTTGGAGTTGTGGTTTTAGAAAAAGATGATCATAAGCACGACAGGGAATTCAGGATTACGACTGTCAACAAAGCTTTCTACAGGATTTTCGGCCTTGCCGGCTCAAATGCTCAGTCGGAGGAAGTCGACGAGATTCTATCAACGGCATTGAGAACCGACGGAGCGAAAGACTCTCCTGCACCGCCGTTCCATTCCATGGCTGATTTCTTTTACATGAGGCGTGACGGAATCAAAGTGCGCGCAAAGTTAACTGTCGTGAAGGCCGAAGAGAATTCACTTGTGATCGTTTTCGAACCGGTGGAAAATTCTCAACTCTTGATCTGGTCTTATCGTCAATTGATCAACGCGGCGGAACGTCTTTTCAAAACCGGCGACATGCGCTCGTACCTCAAAGAATTAAGAGATGCAACCCGATCCGACGGGATAACATTAGCAAAGAAAAATGAGGATTCATCCTCCTTCCATTTGACGGAGAGGGCCGGGTTTGTCATAAATATTCCGCAGCTTATTTTTGAAGATTTGCCGTCTCGCGACCTCATAAACTATCAGGGTTACTTGGTTATTCCGATGAGGCATCAGGATGCGGTCACCGGGGCACTCATTGCTCTGCGACCGAGCGAGGAGGAGGTCGAACTTATTATTGCCGGAACAAAAATATTGGAAGCCCACGAGTTGATTAAGAGAGAAGTCAACGACATTCGTTTTCAGATAGCAAAAGTAGCGTCGGAAGCGGAACGGGCGGACAAAGCGAATCGCTCCAAATCGGAATTCCTGGCGAACATGAGCCATGAAATACGGACGCCGCTCAATTCAATTATCGGTTTTGCAAATATCATCCACGACGAGTCGCCGGAACTTTCACATGAACTTCTTAATGAATTCAGTGGCAACATTGTGACCGCAGGAGATCACTTGTTGAGTCTGATAAACGACATTCTTGATCTTGCAAAGGTCGAAACGGGCAAAATGAAGCTGGATCCGCAGGAGTTTTCCATTTCCGAGGTTGTAGAAAGCATCAGGAGAATTTTAAAGCCGATGCTCGACAGGAAGCAAATTCAACTGGAGGTAAAACTTGAAGAAGGGCTGAGTACGCTCGTCGCGGACCAGGTAAAATTCAAGCAGATACTTTATAACCTTTTAAACAATGCGATCACCTTCAGCTGCGAAAATGATATCGTAAAACTTGAGGCGGTGAAATCTGCCGACGGGATAGAGATAAAGGTTATAGATAATGGAATCGGGATTAAAAGAGATGATCTTGACAAATTGTTCAAACCTTTCGTTCAACTAGGCGGCGACAATGGCGGAACCGGGCTTGGACTCGCTCTGACCAAAAAGTTCGTGGAACTTCACGGCGGTGCCATCTGGGTAGACAGCACTCAAGGAGTCGGGACAACCGTGGTGGTATATTTACCTGAGTATAAATTACCGAACGTCAAGGATCCCGAGGAGGCATCTTTGAATAGAGCCGACACATCCCAACGACTATCCTAG